In one Cronobacter dublinensis subsp. dublinensis LMG 23823 genomic region, the following are encoded:
- a CDS encoding multidrug efflux MFS transporter, with product MESWKVNLISVWFGCFFTGLAISQILPFLPLYVAELGVQSHEALSLWSGLTFSVTFLVSAFVSPLWGSLADRKGRKLMLLRASLGMAVAILLQAFATSVWQLFALRALMGLTSGYIPNAMALVASQVPRDRSGWALSTLSTAQISGVILGPLMGGFLADSVGLRPVFLITALLLMISFAVTLFLIKEGARPRLSKREQLSGKAVFATLPAPWLVVSLFITTMVIQLSNGSVSPILALFIKELTPDSSNIAFLSGMIAAVPGVSALLSAPRLGRLGDRIGTARVLMATLVIAVVLFFAMSFVTSPLQLAVLRFLLGFADGAMFPAVQTLLVKYSSDNVTGRIFGYNQSFMYLGNVLGPLMGAGISAAAGYRWVFIATAIVLVLNVWQFAAALRRNAKAANN from the coding sequence ATGGAATCCTGGAAGGTTAATCTTATCTCCGTCTGGTTTGGCTGTTTCTTCACCGGCCTTGCTATCAGCCAAATCCTTCCGTTTTTGCCGCTCTATGTCGCCGAGCTCGGCGTGCAGTCGCATGAGGCGCTGTCGCTCTGGTCCGGGCTGACATTCAGCGTCACCTTTCTGGTATCGGCGTTTGTCTCGCCGCTCTGGGGCAGCCTTGCCGACCGTAAGGGCCGCAAGCTGATGCTGCTGCGCGCCTCGCTCGGCATGGCGGTGGCGATTCTGCTGCAGGCCTTCGCGACCAGCGTCTGGCAGCTCTTCGCGCTGCGCGCGTTGATGGGGCTTACCTCAGGGTATATTCCGAACGCGATGGCGCTGGTGGCGTCTCAGGTGCCGCGCGATCGCAGCGGCTGGGCGCTCAGTACGCTCTCCACCGCGCAGATAAGCGGCGTCATTTTAGGCCCGCTGATGGGCGGCTTCCTGGCCGACAGCGTCGGGCTGCGTCCGGTCTTTCTGATAACCGCGCTGTTGCTGATGATAAGTTTCGCGGTAACGCTGTTCCTGATTAAAGAGGGCGCGCGCCCCAGGCTTTCAAAGCGCGAACAGCTCAGCGGCAAAGCCGTGTTCGCCACGCTGCCGGCCCCGTGGCTGGTGGTGAGCCTGTTTATCACCACCATGGTTATCCAGCTCTCCAACGGCTCCGTCAGCCCGATACTCGCGCTCTTTATTAAAGAACTGACGCCGGACAGCAGCAATATCGCCTTCTTAAGCGGGATGATCGCGGCGGTGCCTGGCGTCTCGGCGCTTCTCAGCGCGCCGCGTCTCGGGCGGTTAGGCGACCGTATCGGTACCGCGCGGGTGCTGATGGCAACCCTTGTCATCGCGGTCGTGCTGTTTTTCGCGATGTCGTTCGTCACCTCGCCCTTGCAGCTCGCGGTGCTGCGGTTTCTGCTCGGCTTCGCCGACGGCGCCATGTTCCCGGCCGTGCAGACGCTGCTGGTGAAGTACTCCTCCGATAACGTGACCGGGCGGATTTTCGGCTACAACCAGTCGTTTATGTACCTCGGCAACGTGCTGGGGCCGCTGATGGGGGCCGGGATTTCCGCCGCGGCAGGCTACCGCTGGGTCTTTATCGCCACGGCAATCGTGCTGGTGCTGAACGTCTGGCAGTTCGCTGCGGCGTTAAGACGTAACGCAAAGGCCGCGAATAATTAA
- the iraP gene encoding anti-adapter protein IraP: MKNLIAELLLKLAEKEEESKELVAQVEALEIVVTALLRHLDSETQQTLIASVEGALEGVEPESHIPQRDTELLLQYVKKLLRHPRT; the protein is encoded by the coding sequence ATGAAAAACCTTATAGCTGAACTGCTGCTCAAGCTTGCAGAAAAGGAAGAAGAGTCCAAAGAGTTAGTGGCGCAGGTCGAGGCCCTGGAGATTGTCGTCACCGCCTTGCTGCGTCATCTGGATAGCGAAACGCAACAGACGCTTATCGCAAGCGTGGAAGGGGCGCTCGAAGGGGTGGAGCCGGAAAGCCATATTCCGCAGCGCGATACCGAGCTGCTCCTGCAATACGTAAAAAAGCTGCTGCGGCACCCCAGAACCTGA
- a CDS encoding sugar porter family MFS transporter translates to MSSVSEFSPAASAQERKARRMNLFVSFSAAVAGLLFGLDIGVIAGALPFITDHFSLSSRAQEWVVSSMMLGAALGALFNGWLSSRLGRKYSLLAGAVLFILGSLGSAFAHSLEILLAARVLLGVAVGIASYTAPLYLSEMASEKVRGKMISLYQLMVTLGILLAFLSDTALSYSGNWRAMLGVLALPAVILLVMVVFLPNSPRWLAAKGMHIEAENVLRMLRDTSEKAREELNEIRESLKVKQGGWALFTANRNVRRAVFLGMLLQAMQQFTGMNIIMYYSPKIFQMAGFASTEQQMIATVVVGLTFMLATFIAVFTVDKAGRKPALKIGFSVMALGTLVLGYCLMQVDRGQISTGISWLSVGMTMMCIAGYAMSAAPVVWILCSEIQPLKCRDFGVTCSTTTNWVSNMIIGATFLTLIDHIGAAGTFWLYTALNLAFVGVTFWLIPETKNVTLEHIEKNLMSGKKLRDIGQ, encoded by the coding sequence ATGTCCTCGGTAAGTGAATTCTCGCCTGCTGCCAGCGCTCAGGAACGTAAAGCGCGCCGCATGAATCTGTTTGTTTCTTTTTCTGCCGCCGTCGCGGGCCTGCTGTTTGGTCTGGATATCGGCGTTATCGCCGGGGCGCTGCCCTTTATCACCGATCATTTCAGCTTAAGCAGTCGCGCTCAGGAATGGGTGGTGAGCAGCATGATGCTCGGCGCGGCGCTGGGCGCGCTGTTTAACGGCTGGCTCTCGTCGCGGCTCGGGCGTAAGTACAGCCTGCTGGCGGGCGCGGTGCTGTTTATTCTCGGTTCGCTCGGATCCGCGTTTGCGCATTCGCTGGAAATCCTGCTCGCGGCCCGCGTGCTTTTGGGCGTCGCGGTCGGGATCGCCTCCTATACCGCGCCGCTCTATCTTTCAGAGATGGCGTCTGAAAAAGTGCGCGGCAAAATGATAAGCCTGTATCAGCTGATGGTGACGCTCGGCATTCTGCTGGCGTTTTTGTCTGATACCGCGCTTAGCTACAGCGGCAACTGGCGCGCCATGCTCGGCGTGCTGGCGCTGCCCGCCGTGATCCTGCTGGTGATGGTGGTGTTTTTGCCAAACAGCCCGCGGTGGCTTGCGGCCAAAGGGATGCATATTGAGGCGGAAAACGTGCTGCGGATGCTGCGCGACACCTCGGAAAAAGCGCGCGAGGAGCTTAATGAAATTCGCGAAAGCCTGAAGGTGAAGCAGGGCGGCTGGGCGCTGTTTACCGCCAACCGCAACGTGCGCCGCGCCGTGTTTCTCGGCATGCTGTTGCAGGCGATGCAGCAGTTCACCGGCATGAATATCATCATGTATTACTCGCCGAAAATCTTCCAGATGGCGGGGTTCGCCAGCACTGAACAGCAGATGATCGCAACGGTCGTGGTAGGGCTGACCTTTATGCTCGCGACGTTTATCGCGGTGTTTACCGTTGATAAAGCCGGGCGTAAACCGGCGCTGAAAATCGGCTTTAGCGTGATGGCGCTTGGCACGCTGGTGCTCGGCTACTGCCTGATGCAGGTCGATCGCGGACAGATCTCTACCGGCATCTCCTGGCTTTCCGTTGGCATGACCATGATGTGTATCGCGGGTTACGCCATGAGCGCCGCGCCGGTGGTCTGGATTTTGTGCTCGGAAATCCAGCCGCTGAAATGCCGCGACTTCGGCGTCACCTGTTCCACCACCACCAACTGGGTGTCGAACATGATTATCGGAGCCACCTTCCTGACGCTTATTGACCATATCGGCGCGGCGGGGACGTTCTGGCTTTACACGGCGTTGAACCTGGCGTTTGTCGGCGTCACGTTCTGGCTTATCCCGGAGACCAAAAACGTCACGCTCGAACATATCGAGAAGAACCTGATGTCGGGCAAGAAGCTGCGCGATATCGGGCAGTGA
- the proC gene encoding pyrroline-5-carboxylate reductase, which translates to MEKKIGFIGCGNMGKAILGGLLASGQAQAESVFVYTPSEESRAALKEEYGVNTVASAQEVAQAADIVFGAVKPNIMLKVMSDIASSLNKDSLVVSIAAGITLDQLATVLGHDRKIVRTMPNTPSLVGAGMTSITPNALASDEDIQNVLAIFRSFGEAEVVAEYLIHPVVGVSGSAPAYVFMFIEAMADAAVLGGMPRAQAYKFAAQAVMGSAKMVLETGKHPGELKDMVCSPGGTTIEAVRVLEERGMRAAVIEAMAQCMVKSEKLSKG; encoded by the coding sequence GTGGAAAAGAAAATTGGCTTTATCGGTTGCGGCAACATGGGCAAGGCTATCCTCGGCGGCCTGCTGGCAAGCGGCCAGGCACAGGCGGAAAGCGTGTTTGTGTATACGCCATCTGAAGAGAGCCGGGCTGCGCTGAAAGAAGAATATGGCGTGAACACAGTCGCCAGCGCGCAGGAAGTGGCGCAGGCGGCCGATATCGTGTTTGGGGCAGTGAAGCCCAATATCATGCTGAAAGTCATGAGCGATATCGCCTCCAGCCTGAACAAAGATTCGCTGGTCGTCTCCATCGCTGCCGGTATTACGCTCGATCAGCTCGCCACCGTGCTGGGACACGATCGCAAAATCGTGCGCACCATGCCAAACACGCCTTCATTAGTGGGTGCCGGGATGACCTCCATCACACCGAACGCGCTCGCCAGCGACGAAGACATTCAGAATGTGCTCGCGATATTCCGAAGCTTCGGCGAAGCGGAAGTGGTAGCGGAATATCTGATCCATCCTGTGGTGGGCGTGAGCGGCTCGGCCCCGGCATATGTCTTCATGTTTATCGAAGCAATGGCCGACGCGGCCGTACTTGGCGGTATGCCGCGCGCGCAGGCGTATAAATTCGCCGCCCAGGCGGTGATGGGCTCGGCGAAAATGGTGCTGGAAACCGGCAAACATCCGGGCGAGCTGAAAGATATGGTCTGCTCGCCAGGCGGCACGACCATCGAAGCGGTGCGGGTGCTGGAGGAGCGCGGCATGCGCGCTGCGGTCATTGAAGCGATGGCCCAGTGCATGGTGAAATCGGAAAAGCTCAGTAAGGGCTAA
- a CDS encoding DUF421 domain-containing protein, with protein MDSVLRAAGMYFLLLVVLKIAGRRTLMEMNSFDFVLLLIISEATQQALLGNDFSFTGAAITIITLIVLDILLSYLKNAFPRLDLLLDGSPLILVEHGRLLTARMKKAGISRDDILSSARTSQGIERLEEIKFAILEKNGKISIIPADNQES; from the coding sequence ATGGACAGCGTATTACGCGCCGCAGGCATGTATTTTTTACTGCTGGTGGTGCTGAAAATCGCCGGTCGCCGCACGCTGATGGAGATGAATTCCTTTGATTTCGTGCTGCTGCTTATTATCAGCGAGGCGACACAGCAGGCGCTGCTGGGCAACGATTTTTCCTTTACCGGCGCGGCCATCACCATCATTACGCTGATTGTGCTGGATATCCTGCTGAGTTATCTGAAGAATGCGTTTCCGCGTCTCGATCTGCTGCTTGACGGCTCGCCCCTGATCCTGGTGGAACATGGCCGGCTGCTCACCGCACGTATGAAGAAAGCGGGGATTTCCCGTGACGATATTTTAAGTTCCGCCCGCACCAGCCAGGGGATCGAGCGGCTGGAGGAGATAAAATTCGCCATCCTTGAGAAAAATGGCAAAATCTCCATTATTCCCGCCGACAATCAGGAGTCGTAA
- a CDS encoding YaiI/YqxD family protein, whose translation MPVWVDADACPKVIKEVLFRAAERTETPVILVANQPLRVPPSRFIRARQVPAGFDVADNEIVRCCEPGDLVVTADIPLAAEVIAKGAVALNPRGERYSEATIRERLTMRDFMDTLRASGIQTGGPDALSQRDRQQFAAELDKWLSGQKRQA comes from the coding sequence ATGCCAGTCTGGGTGGATGCCGATGCGTGTCCGAAAGTGATTAAAGAAGTGCTGTTCCGCGCCGCCGAGCGCACCGAAACCCCGGTGATTCTGGTGGCGAACCAGCCCCTGCGCGTGCCGCCGTCGCGGTTTATCCGCGCCCGCCAGGTACCTGCGGGCTTCGACGTAGCGGATAACGAAATTGTGCGCTGCTGCGAGCCGGGCGATTTAGTGGTGACGGCGGATATTCCGCTGGCGGCTGAAGTGATAGCGAAAGGGGCGGTGGCGCTGAACCCGCGCGGCGAGCGCTACAGCGAAGCCACGATTCGCGAGCGCCTGACGATGCGCGATTTTATGGATACGCTGCGCGCCAGCGGCATCCAGACCGGCGGCCCGGATGCCCTGAGCCAGCGCGATCGCCAGCAGTTCGCCGCTGAGCTCGACAAATGGCTCAGCGGCCAGAAGCGGCAGGCTTAA
- a CDS encoding DUF2076 domain-containing protein, giving the protein MQSEEQRLIDGLFDRLKAASENSAPRDADAERWIEQHMRTQPGAAYYMAQTILIQEAAMKQLNARLQSLEAEVEQLKHSASHQQSSGGFLAGLFGGNKNEPQAPRPQASLRGSDPIPGAQQYQSAPPSGYAPQAAQGQYYNNANAPRGGGFMAGALQTAAGVAGGVVLGNMLTSMFSHHQPEEIVNIINEPAQAADASPVNAVEDYNQADDSQFLNQDAGLQQDNGNDYVPASGEDDWNNDFAGDDFGGDDFGGDDDNWV; this is encoded by the coding sequence ATGCAATCTGAAGAGCAACGTCTGATTGACGGGCTTTTTGACCGACTCAAAGCCGCCAGCGAAAACAGCGCGCCGCGCGATGCCGACGCCGAGCGCTGGATCGAGCAGCATATGCGCACGCAACCCGGCGCGGCGTATTACATGGCGCAAACTATTCTTATCCAGGAAGCGGCCATGAAGCAGCTTAATGCTCGCCTCCAGTCGCTGGAAGCGGAAGTGGAGCAACTAAAACACTCCGCCAGCCATCAGCAGAGCAGCGGCGGCTTCCTGGCCGGACTGTTCGGCGGCAACAAAAACGAACCGCAAGCGCCGCGTCCGCAGGCAAGCCTGCGCGGCTCAGACCCTATCCCCGGCGCGCAGCAGTATCAGAGCGCGCCGCCTTCTGGTTATGCGCCGCAGGCGGCTCAGGGGCAGTATTATAACAACGCGAACGCGCCGCGCGGCGGCGGCTTTATGGCGGGCGCCCTGCAGACCGCGGCAGGCGTCGCGGGCGGCGTGGTGCTCGGCAATATGCTGACCAGTATGTTCAGCCACCACCAGCCGGAAGAAATCGTCAACATCATCAATGAACCGGCGCAGGCGGCCGACGCGAGCCCGGTCAATGCTGTCGAGGATTACAACCAGGCGGATGACAGCCAGTTCCTGAATCAGGACGCTGGCTTACAGCAGGACAACGGCAACGACTACGTCCCGGCGAGCGGCGAAGATGACTGGAATAACGACTTCGCCGGCGATGACTTCGGCGGCGACGATTTTGGCGGCGACGACGATAACTGGGTTTAA
- the aroL gene encoding shikimate kinase AroL, giving the protein MNQPIYLIGARGCGKTTTGEALARALGYGFADTDRWLFEQTQMTVAEVVEKEGWPGFRDRESEALQAVTLPATVVATGGGMVLRDGNREFMRQHGVVIYLNVPVAVLAQRLEAFPEEGQRPTLTGKPVTEEIAEVLAVRDALYRACAHHVIDAADTPASVVSRIIAALQPAHAS; this is encoded by the coding sequence ATGAATCAACCCATTTATTTAATCGGCGCACGCGGCTGCGGCAAAACCACGACTGGCGAGGCGCTGGCTCGCGCGCTGGGGTACGGCTTTGCCGATACCGACCGCTGGCTGTTCGAGCAGACGCAAATGACCGTCGCCGAGGTGGTGGAGAAAGAGGGCTGGCCGGGCTTTCGTGACCGTGAAAGCGAGGCGTTGCAGGCGGTCACCCTACCTGCGACGGTCGTGGCGACCGGCGGCGGCATGGTGCTGCGCGACGGGAACCGCGAGTTTATGCGCCAGCACGGCGTGGTGATTTATCTGAATGTCCCTGTGGCGGTGCTGGCGCAGCGCCTTGAGGCGTTCCCGGAAGAAGGGCAGCGCCCGACGCTGACCGGCAAGCCAGTGACCGAAGAGATCGCGGAAGTGCTCGCGGTGCGCGACGCGCTCTATCGCGCCTGCGCGCATCATGTTATTGACGCTGCCGATACCCCGGCAAGCGTTGTCTCGCGCATTATCGCGGCGCTGCAACCGGCGCATGCCAGCTAA
- a CDS encoding YaiA family protein produces MPSRPPYPREARVVPVEKGVPGKTVTSYQLRADHPEPDSLISEHPTEQEALDAKRRYEDPDKS; encoded by the coding sequence ATGCCGAGCAGACCCCCCTATCCGCGCGAGGCGCGCGTGGTTCCCGTTGAAAAAGGCGTGCCGGGTAAAACCGTCACCAGCTATCAGCTGCGCGCCGATCACCCGGAGCCCGATTCGCTTATCAGCGAGCACCCCACCGAGCAGGAAGCGCTGGACGCCAAGCGCCGTTACGAAGATCCGGATAAATCCTGA